The proteins below are encoded in one region of Desulfobacterales bacterium:
- a CDS encoding Wzz/FepE/Etk N-terminal domain-containing protein: protein MSAQQSQLDILGKYLNLLIRGHKLIIVCLLLAVTAAIPYYISIPDIYQSSASIIYQEQNINPTRSAPRQEMRFEEMVNTVTQQVLSRKNLEDIIKQFSLYPSMQKEFPLENIMERLRENDVEVNVDRGRGNVFSVSFKYNDPQKAQQVTNALASKFIEENLRMREEQARERASYIQDELRMSKEKLHEKEAQMRDYKLKHYNEMPQQRESNMNRLNALQEQLQAIQSNIHNLEQTRLLISEQLELRRNMMAEGTGSGASGADSEGQGAAAQLAEARSRRQELLARYTREHPSVKRIEKRISSLESEIEGQFGAQGESDESPEVEAGDSRIRELTLQLKEIDLDLENLRKESKNIREQIGTYQEWIDAAPVREAEWAALTRDYDELRSYHDELLSQSLAAEAAEGLEKRQQGSRFKIVDSAFLPNTPVKGPFPKILLVSIALGLAVGGGILMGTDFLNPAFKDRQEVEAFLQIPVAAVLPLIVTESEKRRNRIKNIVWYCSFAIWLFALIGAAVYFQSQGALII, encoded by the coding sequence ATGAGTGCCCAGCAATCACAGCTAGATATTTTAGGTAAGTACCTGAATCTGTTAATCAGAGGGCATAAGCTGATTATTGTTTGTCTTCTTTTGGCTGTTACCGCCGCTATTCCCTACTATATAAGTATTCCGGACATTTATCAGTCAAGCGCGTCAATTATCTACCAGGAACAGAATATCAATCCCACCCGGTCCGCACCCCGCCAGGAAATGCGGTTTGAAGAGATGGTCAATACGGTGACGCAGCAGGTGTTAAGCAGAAAAAATCTCGAGGATATTATTAAGCAATTCAGTTTGTATCCCAGTATGCAGAAGGAATTCCCCTTGGAAAACATCATGGAGCGACTGCGCGAAAACGATGTTGAAGTCAATGTGGACCGGGGAAGGGGAAATGTCTTCAGTGTTTCGTTTAAATACAATGATCCCCAGAAGGCCCAACAGGTAACCAATGCCCTGGCGTCAAAATTTATAGAAGAAAACCTGCGGATGCGCGAGGAGCAGGCTAGAGAAAGAGCCAGCTATATCCAGGATGAGCTCCGCATGTCCAAGGAAAAGCTTCATGAAAAAGAAGCCCAGATGCGGGATTATAAACTGAAACATTATAATGAGATGCCCCAGCAGCGGGAATCCAATATGAATCGACTCAATGCGCTGCAGGAGCAGCTTCAGGCGATTCAATCGAATATTCATAATCTTGAGCAAACCCGTCTGCTTATTTCCGAGCAGCTTGAACTCAGAAGGAATATGATGGCCGAGGGGACGGGCTCAGGGGCTTCAGGCGCCGATTCCGAAGGGCAGGGAGCCGCCGCTCAACTTGCAGAGGCGCGCAGCAGGCGGCAGGAATTGCTGGCTAGATATACGAGAGAGCATCCCAGCGTAAAACGCATTGAAAAACGGATCAGCAGCCTTGAATCAGAGATTGAGGGGCAATTTGGGGCTCAGGGCGAGAGTGATGAGAGCCCTGAGGTTGAGGCCGGGGATTCGCGAATACGGGAATTGACGCTTCAACTCAAAGAAATCGATCTGGATCTCGAGAACTTGAGAAAAGAGAGCAAAAATATTCGCGAGCAGATTGGAACTTATCAGGAATGGATAGATGCAGCCCCGGTGCGGGAGGCGGAATGGGCCGCTTTGACAAGGGATTATGATGAACTGAGAAGTTATCACGATGAACTCCTTTCGCAGAGCCTGGCCGCCGAGGCGGCCGAGGGTCTTGAAAAGCGGCAGCAGGGCAGCCGGTTTAAGATCGTCGATTCCGCATTTTTGCCCAATACGCCGGTTAAGGGCCCTTTTCCCAAAATTTTATTGGTCTCCATTGCGCTTGGGTTGGCAGTTGGCGGCGGAATATTGATGGGCACGGATTTTTTGAATCCTGCTTTCAAAGACCGGCAGGAAGTCGAGGCTTTTTTGCAGATTCCTGTGGCCGCTGTGCTTCCCTTGATTGTCACGGAATCGGAAAAAAGGCGTAACAGGATAAAAAATATTGTCTGGTATTGTTCTTTCGCCATTTGGCTTTTTGCCCTGATCGGGGCGGCAGTTTATTTTCAGAGCCAGGGGGCACTAATTATTTAA
- a CDS encoding polysaccharide biosynthesis tyrosine autokinase encodes MGKLTKAFEKSFPRKNQVESPGGRHLSVLDKISDQAFAKVDPVHMAHSRATWDERLQISTAPESQIFESFRRLRARLLYSEHQPRTILVTSVMPGEGKGFVCANLGVALSQDMEHQALMLDCDFRRPTLAWLFGISNETGLVDYLQEDIDLSLLVRKTAQPKLSLIPCGKPPKNPSELLSSGKMIGLISELSEHYPDRMVLFDSPPNIVASETSVLANHVDGLILVIRHGIAKKEQVKKFVEAVGPDKIVGLVYNACPEDKFTAFINKKMYYGYSRYKYY; translated from the coding sequence ATGGGCAAATTGACAAAGGCCTTTGAAAAATCTTTTCCCCGGAAAAATCAAGTCGAAAGCCCCGGCGGGCGCCACCTGTCTGTCCTTGATAAGATATCAGATCAGGCCTTCGCTAAAGTGGACCCGGTGCATATGGCCCATAGCCGGGCTACCTGGGATGAGCGGCTGCAGATTTCCACCGCCCCCGAATCCCAAATTTTTGAAAGCTTCCGCCGGCTTCGGGCCCGCCTGTTATACTCAGAGCATCAGCCCAGAACGATTCTGGTAACCAGTGTGATGCCCGGAGAAGGCAAGGGGTTTGTTTGTGCTAATTTGGGCGTTGCGCTTTCACAGGATATGGAGCATCAGGCCTTAATGCTGGACTGCGATTTTCGGCGCCCTACTCTTGCCTGGCTTTTCGGCATTTCCAATGAAACCGGGCTTGTCGATTACTTGCAGGAGGATATTGATTTATCCCTTCTTGTCAGAAAGACAGCTCAGCCCAAGCTTTCATTGATTCCCTGCGGAAAGCCGCCAAAGAATCCATCGGAGCTGTTGAGTTCCGGCAAGATGATCGGGCTTATTAGTGAGCTCTCTGAGCATTATCCGGATCGCATGGTGCTTTTTGACAGCCCCCCTAACATAGTCGCCTCTGAAACAAGTGTTCTGGCAAATCACGTGGATGGTTTGATCCTGGTCATCCGCCACGGGATAGCCAAAAAAGAACAGGTAAAAAAGTTTGTGGAAGCCGTAGGCCCGGACAAAATTGTCGGGCTTGTATATAACGCCTGTCCTGAGGATAAGTTCACCGCGTTTATTAATAAAAAAATGTATTACGGGTATAGCCGTTACAAATATTATTAG